In one Pseudomonas tensinigenes genomic region, the following are encoded:
- a CDS encoding YebC/PmpR family DNA-binding transcriptional regulator gives MAGHSKWANIKHRKERQDAKRGKIFTKWIRELTVAARQGGGDPGSNPRLRLALDKALSANMSRDIIDRAVARGAGATEADNVEELTYEGYGPGGVAVMVECMTDNRNRTAAAVRHAFSKCGGNLGTDGSVAYLFERKGQISFAPGVDEDALTEAALEADADDVVSHEDGSIDVFTSFTSFYAVRNALEAAGFKGDDAEIVMQPTTSAELDLEGAEKVLKLIDMLEDLDDVQNVYSNADIPEDVAAQLG, from the coding sequence ATGGCAGGTCATTCCAAGTGGGCGAACATCAAGCACCGCAAAGAACGTCAGGATGCCAAGAGAGGCAAGATCTTCACCAAGTGGATCCGCGAACTGACCGTTGCGGCCCGTCAGGGCGGCGGTGATCCGGGCTCCAATCCGCGTCTGCGTTTGGCGCTGGACAAGGCCCTGAGCGCGAACATGAGCCGCGACATCATCGACCGTGCCGTCGCGCGTGGCGCCGGCGCCACCGAAGCCGACAACGTTGAAGAGCTGACCTACGAAGGTTACGGCCCGGGCGGTGTAGCGGTGATGGTCGAGTGCATGACCGACAACCGCAACCGTACTGCAGCCGCTGTGCGCCATGCGTTCAGCAAATGCGGTGGCAACCTCGGTACCGACGGTTCGGTGGCTTACTTGTTCGAGCGCAAAGGCCAGATCAGCTTCGCGCCGGGCGTCGATGAAGACGCGCTGACTGAAGCGGCGCTGGAAGCCGATGCCGATGACGTGGTCAGCCACGAAGACGGTTCGATTGATGTGTTCACCTCGTTTACCAGCTTCTATGCGGTGCGTAACGCGCTGGAAGCCGCTGGATTCAAGGGTGATGACGCGGAAATCGTCATGCAGCCGACCACCAGCGCCGAACTGGATCTGGAAGGTGCGGAGAAGGTACTCAAGCTGATCGACATGCTTGAGGATCTGGATGACGTGCAGAACGTCTATTCCAACGCGGACATTCCGGAAGACGTGGCCGCTCAGCTCGGTTAA
- a CDS encoding FmdB family zinc ribbon protein: MPMYDYQCASCGHQLEAIQKISEAPLVDCPACQAPELKKQLSMPGFRLSGGGWYETDFKTGAKKNLAGGDKSD; the protein is encoded by the coding sequence ATGCCGATGTACGATTATCAATGTGCTTCCTGTGGTCATCAGTTGGAAGCCATTCAAAAGATCAGCGAGGCCCCGCTGGTCGACTGCCCTGCCTGTCAGGCGCCAGAGCTCAAGAAACAACTGTCGATGCCAGGCTTTCGCCTCAGCGGCGGCGGTTGGTACGAAACCGATTTCAAGACCGGCGCCAAGAAGAACCTGGCCGGTGGCGACAAATCTGACTAG
- a CDS encoding ribbon-helix-helix domain-containing protein — translation MVEGDRRSDRVVGLPHELKFDPFVSEFDMSLVQPLSRSVRLNGFATCLRLEQVYWNILGNMARNNSCSISSLLSHVDREVHLRHGGVKNFSALVRVVCVMSAGQGS, via the coding sequence ATGGTAGAGGGAGACAGGCGAAGCGACAGGGTTGTCGGCTTGCCGCATGAGTTGAAATTCGATCCGTTCGTCAGCGAGTTCGACATGTCATTGGTTCAGCCGCTGTCCCGATCCGTGCGTTTGAACGGATTCGCGACATGCCTGCGACTGGAACAGGTTTACTGGAATATTCTGGGCAACATGGCCAGGAATAACAGCTGTTCGATCAGTTCGCTGTTGTCCCACGTCGACCGGGAAGTGCATCTGCGTCATGGCGGGGTTAAAAATTTCAGCGCACTGGTGCGGGTGGTCTGTGTGATGAGTGCAGGCCAGGGAAGCTGA
- the tolR gene encoding protein TolR: protein MARARKKRKPVAEMNVVPYIDVMLVLLVIFMVTAPMLNQGVKVDLPKVSSEALPQDNNTQVLTISIKADKTYYWNLGSEVDTEKQQDRAMTLPQMTDAVTKIIRAGTEGGKRTQVFIRGDKTVDYGSVMGAMGGLQKAGVGNVGLITEAP from the coding sequence ATCGCTCGAGCTCGCAAAAAGCGCAAGCCGGTCGCCGAGATGAACGTGGTGCCTTACATCGACGTGATGTTGGTACTGCTGGTCATCTTCATGGTGACCGCGCCGATGCTCAATCAGGGCGTGAAAGTTGATCTGCCCAAGGTTTCCAGCGAAGCCTTGCCGCAGGACAACAACACTCAGGTCCTGACCATTTCGATCAAGGCTGACAAGACCTACTACTGGAACCTTGGCAGCGAAGTCGATACCGAGAAGCAACAGGACAGGGCCATGACCCTGCCGCAAATGACCGACGCGGTGACCAAGATCATTCGTGCCGGCACTGAAGGCGGCAAGCGTACCCAGGTCTTCATCCGCGGTGACAAGACCGTCGATTATGGTTCCGTCATGGGCGCCATGGGCGGGTTGCAGAAAGCCGGGGTCGGTAATGTTGGTTTGATTACCGAGGCCCCCTGA
- the tolA gene encoding cell envelope integrity protein TolA gives MQQQREPSASESYFWPSVLAIVLHVLVFGMLFVSFAFTPELPPAKPIVQATLYQLKSKSQATTQTNQKIAGEAKKSAARQTEVEQMEQKKVEQEEIKAAAEQKKEEAAQKAEEAKKADESKKADEAKKADEAKKADEAKKTAEAKKAEEKQLADIAKKKSEEEAKKAAEEEAKKAAAEEAKKKIVEDAKKKAAEDAKKKAEAEEAKKKIADEAKKKAAADAAKKKAQDAARKSTEDKKAQALADLLSDTPQRQQALADEQGDEVAGSFDDLIRARAAEGWARPPSARKGMTVVLQIGMLPDGTVTSVSVAKSSGDGPFDASAVAAVKNIGRLTEMQGMKPSDFAPYRSFKMTFTPEDLAL, from the coding sequence ATGCAGCAACAGCGAGAGCCGTCCGCCTCGGAAAGCTACTTCTGGCCTAGTGTTCTGGCAATTGTCCTGCACGTGCTGGTGTTCGGCATGCTGTTCGTCAGTTTTGCCTTTACACCAGAGCTGCCGCCGGCCAAACCGATTGTCCAGGCGACCTTGTACCAACTGAAATCGAAGAGTCAGGCAACCACCCAGACCAATCAGAAGATTGCGGGTGAGGCGAAGAAATCCGCCGCGCGTCAGACCGAAGTCGAGCAGATGGAGCAGAAGAAGGTCGAGCAGGAAGAGATCAAGGCCGCTGCGGAACAAAAGAAAGAAGAAGCGGCTCAAAAAGCCGAGGAAGCCAAGAAGGCCGACGAGTCGAAGAAAGCAGACGAGGCGAAAAAGGCTGACGAAGCCAAAAAAGCCGACGAAGCCAAGAAGACCGCCGAAGCCAAGAAGGCTGAAGAGAAACAATTGGCTGATATAGCCAAGAAGAAATCTGAAGAAGAAGCGAAAAAGGCTGCTGAAGAAGAGGCCAAGAAAGCCGCTGCTGAAGAAGCCAAGAAGAAGATCGTCGAAGACGCGAAGAAGAAAGCCGCCGAAGACGCCAAGAAGAAAGCTGAAGCTGAAGAGGCGAAGAAGAAAATCGCCGACGAAGCGAAGAAGAAAGCTGCTGCCGATGCTGCGAAGAAGAAAGCGCAGGATGCGGCACGTAAATCGACCGAAGACAAAAAGGCTCAGGCCTTGGCCGATCTGCTTTCCGACACGCCGCAGCGTCAGCAGGCCTTGGCCGATGAGCAGGGTGACGAAGTCGCGGGCAGTTTCGATGACCTGATTCGTGCGCGAGCGGCAGAAGGTTGGGCTCGTCCTCCTTCGGCACGCAAAGGCATGACGGTCGTGCTGCAAATCGGCATGTTGCCGGACGGTACGGTGACTTCGGTCAGCGTGGCCAAGTCCAGTGGCGACGGTCCGTTTGATGCTTCGGCAGTCGCGGCAGTGAAGAATATTGGACGTTTGACAGAAATGCAGGGAATGAAGCCGAGCGATTTCGCTCCGTATCGTTCATTCAAGATGACATTCACACCTGAGGATCTAGCCTTGTGA
- the aspS gene encoding aspartate--tRNA ligase: MMRSHYCGQLNESLEGQEITLCGWVHRRRDHGGVIFLDIRDRDGLAQVVFDPDRAESFAAADRVRSEYVVKITGKVRLRPAGATNANMASGMIEVLGYELEVLNESETPPFPLNEFSDVGEETRLRYRFLDLRRPEMAEKLRLRSRMTTSIRRFLDENGFLDVETPILTRATPEGARDYLVPSRTHAGSFFALPQSPQLFKQLLMVAGFDRYYQIAKCFRDEDLRADRQPEFTQIDIETSFLDEKEIMGLTEEMIRNLFKEVLGLEFGDFPHMTFEEAMRRYGSDKPDLRNPLELVDVADQLKEVDFKVFSGPANDPKCRIAALRVPGGASMPRKQIDDYTKFVGIYGAKGLAYIKVNERAAGVDGLQSPIVKNIPLENLNAILDRVGAVDGDIVFFGADKAKIVSEALGALRIKLGHDLKLLTCEWAPMWVVDFPMFEENDDGSFSALHHPFTAPKCSPEELEANPAGALSRAYDMVLNGTELGGGSIRIHRKEMQQAVFRLLGINEAEQEEKFGFLLDALKYGAPPHGGLAFGLDRLVMLMTGAQSIREVIAFPKTQSAADVMTQAPGVVDAKALRELHIRLRETPKAE; encoded by the coding sequence ATGATGCGCAGCCACTATTGCGGCCAACTGAACGAAAGCCTGGAAGGCCAGGAAATTACCCTTTGCGGATGGGTTCACCGTCGTCGCGACCACGGCGGGGTGATTTTCCTCGATATCCGTGATCGTGACGGTCTGGCCCAGGTGGTTTTCGATCCGGATCGCGCCGAGAGCTTCGCCGCTGCCGATCGCGTGCGCAGCGAGTACGTGGTGAAGATCACCGGCAAGGTGCGTCTGCGTCCGGCCGGTGCCACCAACGCCAACATGGCGTCGGGCATGATCGAAGTGCTGGGTTACGAACTGGAAGTGCTGAACGAGTCGGAAACCCCGCCGTTCCCGCTGAACGAGTTCTCCGACGTTGGTGAAGAAACCCGTCTGCGTTATCGCTTCCTCGACCTGCGTCGTCCGGAAATGGCCGAGAAGCTGCGCCTGCGTTCGCGCATGACCACCAGCATCCGTCGTTTCCTCGACGAAAACGGCTTCCTCGACGTTGAAACGCCGATCCTGACCCGTGCGACTCCTGAAGGTGCGCGTGACTATCTGGTGCCAAGCCGTACCCACGCCGGTTCGTTCTTCGCCCTGCCGCAATCGCCACAGCTGTTCAAGCAACTGCTGATGGTCGCTGGCTTCGACCGTTACTACCAGATCGCCAAGTGCTTCCGCGACGAAGACCTGCGCGCTGACCGTCAGCCAGAATTCACCCAGATCGACATCGAGACCAGCTTCCTCGATGAAAAAGAGATCATGGGCCTGACCGAAGAAATGATCCGCAACCTGTTCAAGGAAGTGCTGGGTCTGGAATTCGGCGACTTCCCGCACATGACTTTCGAAGAAGCCATGCGCCGTTACGGTTCCGACAAGCCAGACCTGCGTAACCCGCTGGAACTGGTCGACGTTGCCGATCAACTGAAAGAAGTCGATTTCAAAGTGTTCAGCGGCCCGGCCAACGATCCGAAATGCCGTATCGCCGCACTGCGCGTTCCAGGCGGGGCGAGCATGCCGCGCAAGCAGATCGACGATTACACCAAGTTCGTCGGCATCTACGGTGCCAAGGGCCTGGCGTACATCAAGGTCAACGAGCGCGCTGCCGGTGTTGACGGTCTGCAATCGCCGATCGTGAAAAACATCCCGCTGGAAAACCTCAACGCCATCCTCGATCGCGTGGGTGCAGTTGACGGTGACATCGTGTTCTTCGGCGCCGACAAGGCCAAGATCGTCAGCGAAGCCTTGGGCGCACTGCGTATCAAGCTCGGTCACGACCTCAAGCTGCTGACCTGTGAGTGGGCACCGATGTGGGTTGTCGACTTCCCGATGTTCGAAGAAAACGACGACGGCAGCTTCTCCGCGCTGCACCACCCGTTCACCGCGCCGAAGTGCTCTCCTGAAGAGCTGGAAGCCAATCCGGCCGGCGCTCTGTCCCGTGCGTACGACATGGTGCTGAACGGCACCGAACTGGGTGGCGGTTCGATCCGTATCCACCGCAAGGAAATGCAGCAAGCGGTCTTCCGTCTGCTGGGTATCAATGAAGCGGAACAGGAAGAGAAATTCGGCTTCCTGCTCGACGCGCTGAAGTACGGTGCACCGCCGCACGGTGGTCTGGCCTTCGGTCTGGACCGTCTGGTGATGCTGATGACCGGCGCCCAGTCGATCCGTGAAGTGATCGCCTTCCCGAAAACCCAGAGCGCGGCCGACGTGATGACGCAAGCGCCGGGTGTGGTGGATGCCAAGGCACTGCGTGAGCTGCACATTCGTTTGCGCGAAACGCCAAAGGCTGAGTAA
- the ruvB gene encoding Holliday junction branch migration DNA helicase RuvB, with translation MIEADRLITAAHSPREREEVQDRAIRPVSLADYIGQPTVREQMELFIQAARGRSESLDHTLIFGPPGLGKTTLANIIAQEMGVSIKSTSGPVLERPGDLAALLTNLEPHDVLFIDEIHRLSPIVEEVLYPAMEDFQLDIMIGEGPAARSIKLDLPPFTLVGATTRAGMLTNPLRDRFGIVQRLEFYSTADLATIVSRSAAILGLPLDPEGSFEIARRARGTPRIANRLLRRVRDFAEVRAKGHITKAVADLALNLLDVDEHGFDHQDRRLLLTMIEKFDGGPVGIDSLAAAISEERHTIEDVLEPYLIQQGYIMRTPRGRVVTRHAYLHFGLNIPSRMGEMPVADEFLDAVDD, from the coding sequence GTGATTGAAGCTGATCGTCTGATCACCGCCGCGCACAGCCCGCGCGAGCGCGAAGAAGTCCAGGATCGGGCCATTCGCCCGGTCAGTCTGGCCGACTATATTGGCCAGCCGACCGTGCGCGAGCAGATGGAACTGTTCATCCAGGCCGCCCGTGGCCGTAGCGAATCCCTCGACCACACGCTGATCTTCGGCCCGCCGGGTCTGGGTAAAACCACCCTGGCCAACATCATCGCTCAGGAAATGGGCGTATCGATCAAGAGCACATCCGGTCCGGTACTGGAGCGTCCGGGAGATCTGGCCGCGTTGCTGACCAATCTTGAACCGCATGACGTGTTGTTCATCGACGAAATCCATCGCTTGTCGCCGATCGTTGAAGAAGTGCTGTACCCGGCGATGGAAGATTTCCAGCTCGACATCATGATCGGTGAAGGACCGGCCGCGCGTTCGATCAAACTCGATCTGCCGCCGTTCACTTTGGTGGGCGCAACCACTCGCGCCGGCATGCTGACCAATCCTTTGCGTGACCGCTTCGGTATCGTCCAGCGTCTTGAGTTCTACAGCACGGCTGATCTGGCGACGATTGTCAGTCGTTCGGCGGCGATTCTCGGTCTGCCGCTGGATCCGGAAGGTTCTTTCGAGATCGCTCGTCGCGCCCGTGGCACACCGCGAATTGCCAACCGTCTGTTACGCCGCGTGCGCGACTTCGCCGAAGTGCGTGCCAAGGGCCATATCACCAAAGCGGTGGCGGATCTGGCGCTGAACCTGCTGGATGTCGACGAACATGGTTTCGATCATCAGGACCGGCGTCTGCTGCTGACCATGATCGAGAAGTTCGATGGCGGCCCGGTCGGTATCGACAGCCTCGCCGCTGCGATCAGTGAAGAACGTCACACCATTGAGGATGTGCTGGAACCGTATCTGATTCAGCAGGGTTACATCATGCGCACACCACGGGGCAGGGTGGTGACGCGCCACGCGTACCTGCACTTCGGTTTAAACATCCCGTCACGAATGGGTGAAATGCCCGTGGCAGACGAGTTTCTCGATGCCGTGGACGATTGA
- the ybgC gene encoding tol-pal system-associated acyl-CoA thioesterase: protein MRAQNGLEPFAHRCRVYYEDTDAGGIVYYVNYLKFMERARTERLRELGFAQSALAGEDLLFVVHSSEARYHAPARLDDELLVSADVIELNRVSLRFKQQVRRATDNVLLCEGQFLVACVRTNSLKPRALPEDLRAAFADAVGPGTHSKQEIKRGS from the coding sequence ATGCGCGCGCAAAACGGGCTTGAGCCGTTCGCACATCGTTGTCGCGTTTATTACGAGGACACCGATGCGGGCGGCATCGTGTATTACGTTAATTACCTCAAGTTTATGGAACGGGCTCGAACCGAGCGGCTCCGCGAACTGGGCTTTGCCCAATCTGCGCTTGCCGGGGAGGACCTGTTGTTTGTCGTGCACTCCAGCGAAGCGCGTTATCACGCGCCGGCGCGATTGGACGACGAACTGCTGGTAAGCGCTGATGTAATCGAATTGAACCGGGTCAGCCTGCGCTTCAAACAGCAGGTCAGGCGGGCAACGGATAATGTGCTGCTCTGTGAAGGGCAGTTTTTGGTGGCCTGTGTGCGCACTAACAGTTTGAAACCCCGGGCCCTTCCCGAAGACCTGCGTGCGGCCTTCGCCGACGCGGTCGGCCCGGGTACACACTCAAAGCAGGAGATAAAGCGTGGAAGCTAA
- the tolB gene encoding Tol-Pal system beta propeller repeat protein TolB produces MLVVICCMAGIAMADEKNILVTSGSDRATPIAVVPFGMQGGAVLPDDMAEIIGNDLRNSGYYSPIPKQNMISQPSQPSEIIFRDWKAVGAQYMMVGSIAPAGGRLQVQWALFNVATEQKVADGSVSGTTEQLRDMAHFISDQSFQKLTGIEGAFSTRLLYVTAERFSEKNTRYTLQRSDYDGARAVTLLQSREPILSPRFAPDGKRIAYVSFEQKRPRIFMQNIDTGRREQITNFEGLNGAPAWSPNGDRLAFVLSKDGNPDIYVMNLASRQITRVTAGPGINTEPYWGKDGSTIYFTSDRGGKPQIYKTSASGGGAERVTFVGNYNANPKLSADEKTLVMIHRQDGFTNFKVAAQDLQRGSVKILTDSTLDESPTVAPNGTMVIYATRQQGRGVLMLVSINGRVRLPLPTAQGEVREPSWSPYLK; encoded by the coding sequence ATGCTGGTCGTGATCTGCTGCATGGCAGGGATCGCGATGGCGGATGAAAAGAACATTCTGGTTACCAGCGGCAGCGATCGGGCTACTCCGATCGCCGTTGTACCGTTCGGTATGCAGGGCGGTGCCGTGCTGCCGGACGACATGGCAGAAATCATTGGTAACGATTTGCGCAACTCGGGCTACTACTCGCCGATTCCAAAGCAAAACATGATCAGCCAGCCAAGCCAGCCGAGCGAAATCATCTTCCGTGACTGGAAGGCGGTGGGTGCTCAATACATGATGGTTGGCAGCATTGCCCCAGCCGGCGGTCGCCTGCAGGTGCAGTGGGCACTGTTCAACGTGGCCACCGAACAGAAAGTGGCTGACGGCAGTGTTTCCGGTACCACCGAGCAACTGCGCGACATGGCGCACTTCATCTCTGATCAGTCGTTCCAGAAGCTGACCGGTATCGAAGGTGCGTTCTCGACTCGCCTGCTGTATGTGACAGCCGAACGCTTCTCCGAGAAGAACACGCGTTACACCCTGCAACGTTCTGACTATGACGGTGCCCGCGCCGTGACTCTGCTGCAATCGCGCGAGCCGATCCTGTCGCCGCGTTTCGCACCGGATGGCAAACGCATCGCCTACGTGTCGTTCGAGCAGAAGCGTCCGCGCATCTTCATGCAGAACATCGACACCGGTCGCCGTGAGCAGATCACCAACTTCGAAGGTCTGAACGGCGCGCCAGCCTGGTCGCCGAACGGCGATCGCCTGGCGTTCGTACTGTCGAAAGACGGTAACCCGGACATTTACGTGATGAACCTGGCTTCGCGCCAGATCACCCGTGTGACCGCAGGTCCTGGCATCAACACCGAACCGTACTGGGGCAAGGATGGTTCGACCATCTACTTCACCTCGGACCGCGGCGGCAAGCCTCAGATCTATAAAACCAGCGCCAGTGGCGGTGGTGCCGAGCGTGTGACGTTTGTAGGTAACTACAACGCCAACCCGAAACTTTCGGCAGATGAAAAGACTTTGGTGATGATCCATCGTCAGGATGGCTTCACCAATTTCAAGGTGGCAGCTCAGGATCTGCAGCGAGGGAGTGTAAAGATCCTCACTGATAGCACTCTGGACGAGTCACCTACTGTTGCGCCCAACGGCACCATGGTAATCTACGCCACCCGCCAACAGGGCCGGGGAGTCTTGATGCTCGTGTCCATTAATGGACGCGTTAGGCTCCCGCTTCCTACCGCTCAAGGCGAAGTCAGAGAACCGTCCTGGTCCCCTTACCTGAAGTGA
- the ruvA gene encoding Holliday junction branch migration protein RuvA, whose protein sequence is MIGRLRGTLAEKQPPHLILDVNGLGYELEVPMTTLYRLPSVGEPLTLHTHLVVREDAQLLYGFAGKRERDFFRELIRLNGVGPKLALALMSSLEVDELIRCVQSQDTSALTKVPGVGKKTAERLLVELKDRFKAWETTPAMFALVPNQPDGPAPVNTAENDAVSALISLGYKPQEASKAITAIKDKNLSSEDLIRRALKGMI, encoded by the coding sequence GTGATTGGACGCTTGCGCGGCACCCTGGCTGAGAAACAGCCGCCGCACCTGATTCTGGATGTAAACGGCCTCGGGTATGAGCTGGAAGTGCCCATGACCACCCTTTATCGTCTGCCGTCGGTCGGTGAACCACTGACCCTGCACACCCATTTGGTCGTACGCGAAGACGCGCAGTTACTCTATGGTTTTGCCGGCAAGCGTGAGCGAGACTTTTTTCGCGAGTTGATCCGTCTCAATGGTGTCGGGCCAAAACTGGCGCTGGCTTTGATGTCGAGCCTGGAAGTCGACGAACTGATCCGCTGTGTGCAGTCTCAGGACACCTCGGCGCTGACCAAAGTACCGGGTGTCGGCAAGAAAACCGCCGAGCGTCTGCTGGTCGAGCTGAAAGACCGCTTCAAGGCCTGGGAAACTACGCCGGCCATGTTCGCGCTGGTACCGAATCAACCGGACGGCCCGGCGCCGGTCAATACCGCCGAAAACGATGCGGTCAGCGCGCTGATTTCCCTGGGTTACAAACCGCAGGAAGCGAGCAAGGCGATTACCGCCATCAAGGACAAGAATTTGAGCAGTGAAGACCTGATCCGCCGCGCCCTGAAGGGAATGATTTAA
- the tolQ gene encoding protein TolQ — protein sequence MEANVVDHSSMWSLVSNASIVVQLVMLTLVAASVTSWIMIFQRSNLLRAGRRALESFEERFWSGIDLSKLYRQAGSNPDPDSGVEQIFRAGFKEFSRLRQQPGVDPEAVMEGVARAMRVAISREEEKLEQSLPFLATVGSVSPYIGLFGTVWGIMNSFRGLASAQQATLATVAPGIAEALIATAIGLFAAIPAVIAYNRFAARSETLLGRYYTFADEFQAILHRKVHTSEE from the coding sequence GTGGAAGCTAACGTCGTCGACCATTCCTCCATGTGGAGCCTGGTCAGCAATGCCAGCATCGTGGTGCAGTTGGTAATGTTGACCCTGGTGGCCGCATCGGTGACCTCATGGATCATGATCTTTCAGCGCAGCAATCTGCTGCGCGCCGGTCGACGCGCCCTGGAGAGCTTCGAAGAGCGCTTCTGGTCGGGTATCGATCTGTCCAAACTGTACCGTCAGGCCGGCAGCAACCCGGATCCGGATTCGGGTGTGGAGCAGATTTTTCGTGCCGGTTTCAAGGAATTCTCCCGTCTGCGTCAGCAGCCAGGTGTTGATCCTGAAGCGGTGATGGAAGGTGTGGCCCGTGCCATGCGCGTTGCCATCTCCCGTGAGGAAGAGAAGCTGGAGCAAAGCCTGCCATTCCTCGCCACCGTCGGTTCGGTCAGCCCGTACATCGGTCTGTTCGGTACGGTGTGGGGCATCATGAACTCCTTCCGCGGTCTCGCCAGCGCCCAGCAAGCAACCCTGGCCACTGTGGCCCCGGGTATTGCCGAAGCCCTGATCGCCACCGCGATCGGTCTGTTCGCGGCGATCCCTGCGGTTATCGCTTACAACCGTTTCGCCGCTCGCAGCGAAACCTTGCTGGGCCGCTACTACACCTTCGCCGATGAATTCCAGGCGATCCTGCACCGCAAAGTGCACACCAGCGAAGAATAA
- the ruvC gene encoding crossover junction endodeoxyribonuclease RuvC has product MTLILGIDPGSRITGYGIVRDTGRGGCIYVASGCIRTGAGELHERLQIVYRGVREIIQTYGPVTMGIEKVFMAKNADSALKLGQARGAAIVAGAEECLEIAEYTATQVKQAVVGTGAANKEQVQMMVMHMLKLTSKPQIDASDALAIAICHAHTRSSLLPHGLGTARSRGGRLRL; this is encoded by the coding sequence ATGACTTTAATTCTTGGTATCGACCCCGGTTCGCGCATTACCGGTTACGGCATTGTTCGCGATACCGGGCGTGGCGGCTGTATCTATGTGGCTTCGGGCTGCATCCGTACCGGTGCGGGCGAGCTGCACGAACGCCTGCAAATCGTCTATCGCGGCGTTCGCGAAATCATCCAGACCTACGGCCCGGTGACCATGGGCATCGAAAAGGTGTTCATGGCGAAAAACGCCGATTCGGCGTTGAAGCTTGGGCAGGCTCGTGGCGCTGCGATTGTTGCCGGCGCTGAAGAATGCCTGGAAATCGCCGAGTACACGGCCACTCAGGTCAAGCAGGCTGTAGTCGGCACTGGCGCCGCCAATAAAGAGCAGGTGCAGATGATGGTCATGCATATGCTCAAGCTGACCAGCAAACCGCAAATCGATGCGTCGGACGCCCTGGCCATTGCCATTTGTCATGCGCATACGCGCTCCAGTCTGCTGCCGCACGGCTTGGGAACGGCACGCAGTCGTGGCGGGCGCCTGCGTCTCTGA
- a CDS encoding cold-shock protein, translating into MLKIVHLLMGAAALLLSFIPSLKSEAVPYLQQPDALYLAFFGLLNLVIAPVIPYWNKGPRQHLQNLVSALLVLTVVLQTLTLIAPMPVIAGQPAVLFTLVIALVAVVLHLAVSFYRSSPAAAPTSYDMTNRDTGTVKWFNTSKGFGFISRDSGDDIFVHFRAIRGEGHRVLVEGQRVEFSVMNRDKGLQAEDVIAALPRR; encoded by the coding sequence ATGTTGAAAATCGTCCACCTGCTAATGGGCGCAGCGGCATTGCTGCTGTCGTTCATACCCAGCTTGAAATCCGAAGCCGTTCCCTACCTGCAACAACCCGATGCACTTTACCTGGCCTTTTTCGGCCTGCTGAACCTAGTCATCGCTCCAGTAATTCCTTACTGGAACAAAGGCCCGCGTCAGCATCTGCAAAATCTGGTCAGCGCTCTTCTGGTGCTGACCGTCGTCCTGCAAACCTTGACCCTGATCGCCCCGATGCCCGTCATCGCCGGCCAGCCAGCCGTGCTGTTCACCCTGGTGATCGCGCTGGTTGCCGTGGTCTTGCACCTGGCGGTGAGCTTCTATCGTTCTTCACCTGCTGCCGCTCCAACCAGCTATGACATGACCAACCGTGATACCGGTACCGTCAAGTGGTTCAACACCTCCAAAGGCTTCGGCTTTATCTCCCGGGATTCCGGTGATGATATTTTCGTGCACTTCCGTGCCATCCGTGGCGAAGGCCACCGCGTACTGGTCGAAGGCCAGCGCGTGGAATTCTCGGTGATGAACCGGGACAAGGGCCTGCAAGCCGAGGACGTGATCGCCGCCTTGCCGCGGCGCTGA
- a CDS encoding Dps family protein, protein MAIDIGISEEDRKSIVEGLSRLLSDTYVLYLKTHNFHWNVTGPMFRTLHLMFEEQYNELALAVDSIAERIRALGFPAPGAYATYARLSSIKEEEGVPSAEDMIRQLVDGQEAVTRTARGIFPLLDKVSDEPTADLLTQRMQVHEKTAWMLRALLEA, encoded by the coding sequence ATGGCAATCGATATCGGTATCAGTGAAGAAGATCGCAAGTCCATCGTCGAAGGCTTGTCGCGTCTGCTGTCGGACACCTACGTGCTGTATCTGAAAACCCATAACTTCCACTGGAACGTCACCGGTCCGATGTTTCGTACGCTGCACTTGATGTTCGAAGAGCAATACAACGAGCTGGCGCTGGCTGTGGACTCGATCGCCGAGCGTATTCGCGCATTGGGCTTTCCGGCGCCGGGCGCCTATGCCACGTATGCACGCCTTTCTTCCATCAAAGAGGAGGAGGGGGTGCCGAGTGCCGAGGACATGATCAGACAACTGGTCGACGGCCAGGAAGCGGTGACTCGCACTGCGCGCGGTATCTTCCCGCTGCTCGACAAGGTCAGTGATGAGCCAACGGCAGACTTGCTGACCCAGCGCATGCAGGTTCACGAGAAAACCGCGTGGATGTTGCGTGCGTTGCTCGAAGCCTGA